In Nomascus leucogenys isolate Asia chromosome 6, Asia_NLE_v1, whole genome shotgun sequence, one DNA window encodes the following:
- the RAMAC gene encoding RNA guanine-N7 methyltransferase activating subunit has translation MTDTAEAVPNFEEMFASRFTENDKEYQEYLKRPPESPPIVEEWNSRAGGNQRNRGNRLQDNRQFRGRDNRWGWPSDNRSNQWHGRSWGNNYPQHRQEPYYPQQYGHYGYNQRPPYGYY, from the exons ATGACTGACACTGCCGAAGCTGTTCCAAATTTTGAAGAGATGTTTGCTAGTAGATTCACAGAAAATGACAAGGAGTATCAGGAATACCTGAAACGCCCTCCTGAGTCTCCTCCAATTGTTGAGGAATGGAATAGCAGAGCTGGTGGGAACCAAAGAAACAGAGGCAATCG GTTGCAAGACAACAGACAGTTCAGAGGCAGGGACAACAGATGGGGGTGGCCAAGTGACAATCGATCCAATCAGTGGCATGGACGATCCTGGGGTAACAATTACCCACAACACAGACAAGAACCTTACTATCCCCAGCAGTATGGACATTATGGTTACAACCAGCGGCCTCCTTACGGTTACTATTGA